The genomic interval CGAGGAGATAAGGATGTACAGCAGGTAGCAAGGATTAAAGGAATAGAATTATGAATAGAATTATAAGGGGAGATTCTTTGAATAAAATAGAAACCACATTTAAACGGTTGAAGGCTGAAAACAAAAAGGCATTTATCCCATATATCATGGCAGGAGACCCAGACCTCGAAAAGACTATAGAACATGTCATGCTTTTAACAGAATGTGGTGCAGACATTATAGAACTCGGAGTGCCTTTTTCAGACCCCCTCGCGGATGGACCGACAATACAGAGGGCTGCTGAAAGGGCATTAAAGGCTGGAGTTACATTAAGAAGAATAATCCAGTTTGTCAAAAATATTAGGCAGTATACACAGATACCAATAGTTCTGATGACATATTATAACCCTGTATTTAAATATGGAGAACTACCTTTTATAAAAGATTCTGTGGCTGCAGGTATTGACGGAGTAATAATCCCTGACCTGCCGCCAGAAGAAGGGATAGACTTTATCAAACTGGCACAAGATGCGGATCTTAGCACAATATTTCTTGTTGCACCAACATCTACAAGAGAAAGGATAAAATATATCACATCTGTTTCAAGCGGCTTTATATATTATGTTTCTATGACTGGAATAACAGGTTCTAAACTTGATATGGACAGGACATTCAAAAGTCATATAGCACATGTAAAAAAGGTTGCTGATAAGCCTGTAGCCGTTGGTTTTGGTGTTTCAACTCCTGAAGATGCAAAAACAATTGCACAGATTGCTGACGGTGTGATTATAGGAAGTGCAATAGTAAAAAGATTATATGAACACCCCTTGAGTGCAAAGGATTTTATAAAAAAACTGAGGGAGGCGATTTAATCTGAAGTTTCAAATTTGAAATTTCAGATACCTGATATTATGGCATGGTTTAAAAAAACAAAGGAAATAAAAGCAGAAAAAAAGGTAAAGATACCCGAAGGATTATGGGTAAAATGTGACAGTTGCAAGGAGATTATTTACAAAAAAGAGATAGAAAAAAACCTTCAGGTATGCCCTAAATGCAACTATCATTTCAGGATAAGTGCTTCAGAGCGTATTAAGCTCATAGCAGATGAGGGGAGTTTTGTTGAAATGGATGCTGACCTTTCTACTACTGATCCACTTGATTTTAAGGATACAATCCCATATAAAGATAGACTTGAAGAAAATAAAAAGAAAACAGGATTAAAAGAAGCTGCTATATATGGCAATGCTACAATAAATCAAAGACCTGTTGTCCTTGCAATCATGGATTTCTCATTCATGGGTGGTAGCATGGGGTCTGTTGTTGGAGAGAAGATATCAAGGGCTGCAGAAAGAGCACTGGAAGATAAGATACCTCTTATAGTCGTCTCATCATCAGGTGGTGCAAGGATGCAAGAAGGCATGTTCTCTTTAATGCAAATGGCAAAAGTATCTGCTGCTATTTCAAAACTCAAAGAATCGGGTATCCTTTATATCACAATACTTGCAGATCCAACATTCGGAGGGGTGACTGCAAGTTTTGCAATGCTTGGAGATATAATCATAGCAGAACCTAAAAGCCTTATAGGTTTTGCAGGACCAAGAGTAATAGAACAGACAATAAAACAACAACTGCCTGAGAATTTCCAGAGGGCTGAGTTCCTCCTTGAGCATGGGATGATAGATATTGTAGTCGAGAGAAAGGAACTCAAAAACACCATCTACAAGTTAATCGAACACTTTATGCCGCAACCTCTAAATGAGGGATAGGAAAAGTGCGCTTGCAGGATAAACTATGAGCTATTATGATGCGATTAATTATTTATACAGCCTTCAAAAATATGGCATCAAGCTTGGCATTGAAAAAACAAAGACAATATTATCACAATTAGGGAATCCACATAAAGATTTCTCTTCTATACATATTGCCGGTACAAATGGAAAAGGTTCTGTATCAGCAATGATTGCCTCGATTTTAGCAGCACATGGTTTTAAGGTCGGCTTGTTCACATCGCCTCATCTTGTTAGTTTTACAGAAAGGATAAAAATTAATAATCACCAGATTTCAGAATCAGATGTAGTAAGCCTGACAGAAGAAATAAAAGAACGGATTTTAGACCAGCGGGAAGGTACTACTGCGATACTGCGATACTGCGATACTGCTCCCACATTTTTTGAATTTGTTACTGCAATGGCATTTCTGTATTTCTCAAGGAATAATGTAGATTGGGCAGTAATAGAGACAGGCATGGGGGGAAGGCTTGATGCTACAAATATAATTATACCCAAAGTTTCTGTTATAACAAAGATAGGATATGATCATAAAGAATTTCTTGGAGAAACATTAACAGCCATAGCAAGCGAGAAAGCTGGAATAATAAAATCAGAAATCCCTGTTGTTTCTGCATATCAGGAAAAAGAAGCAGAAGATGTGATTATAAAGGTTGCAAAAGAAAAATCATCTCCATTCTTTATATATGGAAAAGATTTTAGCGGTAAACTAAAATCATCAGATATTAAAGGGATTACATTTGACTATTTAGATAATTC from Dissulfurispira thermophila carries:
- the trpA gene encoding tryptophan synthase subunit alpha, whose amino-acid sequence is MNKIETTFKRLKAENKKAFIPYIMAGDPDLEKTIEHVMLLTECGADIIELGVPFSDPLADGPTIQRAAERALKAGVTLRRIIQFVKNIRQYTQIPIVLMTYYNPVFKYGELPFIKDSVAAGIDGVIIPDLPPEEGIDFIKLAQDADLSTIFLVAPTSTRERIKYITSVSSGFIYYVSMTGITGSKLDMDRTFKSHIAHVKKVADKPVAVGFGVSTPEDAKTIAQIADGVIIGSAIVKRLYEHPLSAKDFIKKLREAI
- a CDS encoding bifunctional folylpolyglutamate synthase/dihydrofolate synthase, translating into MSYYDAINYLYSLQKYGIKLGIEKTKTILSQLGNPHKDFSSIHIAGTNGKGSVSAMIASILAAHGFKVGLFTSPHLVSFTERIKINNHQISESDVVSLTEEIKERILDQREGTTAILRYCDTAPTFFEFVTAMAFLYFSRNNVDWAVIETGMGGRLDATNIIIPKVSVITKIGYDHKEFLGETLTAIASEKAGIIKSEIPVVSAYQEKEAEDVIIKVAKEKSSPFFIYGKDFSGKLKSSDIKGITFDYLDNSHIITDLHTPLAGEHQLFNACVAVKATMTALQRTPLHIDLLKDGLAATEWHGRLEIVSKEPLIMIDGAHNPDAAKALSEFIKKYLNDYKIILIIGIMSDKDMQGIMSPLLPLASKIIFTAPNYGRAASPENLAGIALQMGFSSMVANSVKEAIDMAKELVNRQGLSIKSQTMTEVRSQSIMHNVQLILITGSFYTIGEALEILGEKATLGSLRETV
- the accD gene encoding acetyl-CoA carboxylase, carboxyltransferase subunit beta — encoded protein: MAWFKKTKEIKAEKKVKIPEGLWVKCDSCKEIIYKKEIEKNLQVCPKCNYHFRISASERIKLIADEGSFVEMDADLSTTDPLDFKDTIPYKDRLEENKKKTGLKEAAIYGNATINQRPVVLAIMDFSFMGGSMGSVVGEKISRAAERALEDKIPLIVVSSSGGARMQEGMFSLMQMAKVSAAISKLKESGILYITILADPTFGGVTASFAMLGDIIIAEPKSLIGFAGPRVIEQTIKQQLPENFQRAEFLLEHGMIDIVVERKELKNTIYKLIEHFMPQPLNEG